Below is a genomic region from Prunus persica cultivar Lovell chromosome G3, Prunus_persica_NCBIv2, whole genome shotgun sequence.
TCCGGTTGTCCCGGTGACAAAGTGGGGGCCATCCGGGCTCCCCGTGTTATACAAGGCTACATGGACTTGACCTATTGACTTAAGAGTCCCTCTTTACAAGGTTTTGGAGCCATTGGCCTCTTCTGCATCCATAGGTCCATTTATACAAGGCGACATGGACTTGACCTATTGACTTAAGAGTACCTCTTTACAAGGTTTTGGAGCCATTGGCCTCTTCTGCATCCATaggtccattttggcttcttttaaaaaatatctcttcttttgtttttttcaaagtCTCTCTAAGttatatacccattcttagcacgagtgatatagataaatcatacatcatttaatttatataaacaaataaaaaaaaattcaaaaaatgacaactaaccctattaaattactttaatactttattgagtattttttttatttaaaaatacccttcttctttttattattattattatttttttatctggGCCTTACTTTGCTTTGGTTTGAATAGGAAGGAAGAAGTTGGATAGGCTTCTAAGCAAAACCATAttaccaaataaaaatattgaaaggAACAGTGGTGGGGATGTACATCTGCAACATGTTAACTACATAAAATTTATGTTATTACCAGATGATTTTATTATAGTTCATCATCATCTGCATATCAATGTAGGAAAATGTAGGGCACAATGTTGGGTTGGGGTGGGGCATGAGTTGCAAGACCAAAAATGCCCATGGCAGATGTTGGCTTATTATCTTTCAAGAATTCCAAAAAGAAGCTGCAGGTCAATTACCATTTGTTCTCACATTGGAATTTACGAAAAATTCTAACAAAGTACAACTAGGATAGGAGGATCTTATTTTCCAAACATTTCAAATAAAAGAACGGAATAAAGTATTGGATTTCCAACCCCAGTTTATAGGATACGCGAGTTATGCCAGTCGGTTAAGACAGTGATTCtccagaaaaattaaattaattattgcttgtattaaaaaaacgaAACACTAACTATTATACATTGTCATATTGCTGGTAATCAATGTTAGAAAACAGATAACAGATAGAGAGCTAGAATttagaagaaaatgatgagTTTCAATACAGATTAGGAAATCAACTGTGTTGTTATTAATGATAAGCAGATTAAAACTGCAGACATAGACAAAGCTTACACATACAAACTAAGATTAAGCAAAAGCAAccaattaaccaaaaaaatttggattaaTTTTTGCATCAAATTGGAATGGCATTAGAGACCTTCGGATAAACAACAGTGGCCGGATGAGCCATGATTCTTCTCCCCTTGACGTGCTTGAACAAGTAAACACAAGCCCCAATAGGCCATTCAATAATGGCAGCTCCAAGAAAGCATAAACACCCTAAGGTAGGCCCCACCACCTTGCACCTACATGGGTTGCTACGTGTGCCACACTGCACACATCCAATTCCACCagtcatgatgatgatgtgctAGGAATCGGATCAACGGAAACTCCAAAGCAGCGGTCGATCGATCAAAAGATTTTGATGGCTGTTTGTTCTGGTTTTAATGGAGATGGGGAGCTTGGTTTTTATAGGGATACAAATTTCCAACTGTTCAAGCATATTTTATGAGCATTGGTAGGGTCGATGAGAgaagaatatataaatacgTGTTATGTTCAGCAAAGGCATGTGCGACACGTGTCCTCTGTTTGGACAGGTGTCTTGATTTCATAGTTTGTTATGTCGGTATTATCCAACTGGGTCCAATCAAAACATGACACCGATCGTTTATCGTATATGGAACTATTTGCGATCTTTATTTACTCTCTTAGTATCCATTCTTGGTTTTGGTGGGGCCCTCTGGTGggattttttcaaaatatctaCTCATCGTGCTTTTGTCGACTTCGGAGGGTTCTTGGGCTCATCCAATCGGGCTTTGTGGAATTGGGTCAACAGCCGACATATGTCGGGTTGAGTCCCTTATCATTTGGGATTCAAATACGAGATTTCAAATGTATACGTAATTGTTCTTAACTAATTTAGCTATAAGTTTAATGTTAATGTACGCgcctttttagttttaatttaggGTGAAACAAGGGAGCTAATTTTCTAATTCTTATTTTTTCCATTCACACtcccttttactttttaacattttttaattaaatttgttctttctctttcctattctaccattatattagattaatttCTTAGCTCTTGAGAAATGTGTCTACTCTTGTATGGTTGAATTTTCTTAGCCACCaaacatgtttttttctttttttgagcAACTCATGTTGTATTAAATcttcttttgtatttgttattgaagttttggttttaatttgagTTCTAGTATTGAGTATATGAagattttgttcaatttagttactctttctttgttttttgtttctttgtggcCATTTGGCTATctatgtatttttattgtcttttgcattaaattttgtttccttctcccaaaaaataaataaataaaaaactatgGTTGCAAGGTTTATTCATGGGGAATGACTTTTTGCAGCAGGTGCACCATATAATTTTGCATAGACAAATATATAGTGTCAATTATTTCTTACTTGATTAGTGTGTTACATTGCTAAAGCTAATAAAGCTCcaagaaaaagacaatattaaaaaaaagtgaagtaaaaagaaattaatgtagaTCTAGTAAgggtagaataggaaagagaaagaacaaaaaagaacaaaattgattaaaaaaattataaagtaaaaaggagtgtaagtggagaaaagAGGAGTCGAAAAATCAGcttccttaaataattaactaattaaatggGAACACTTGACATATTGTGGTTGTACCAAGTGATCAACTATATAGAATTATCGATGTAGGGGCCTTTTTCTTCTGGCAGCTACAAATGGGCTGGGTTGCCGTAAGAAGCGAACTGATGAAATTATCCCCTGTGCCTGAGTTCAGAAATCAAGCCCCaagaatgcttcgaaaggaCAGTAGGGCCTTCGGAAACACCTTGGTTatcttcaccaacaaaaataataatagctTACAAATGAATTCTTAGTGCTTACATGTAGAATCTTAGCTTGGCATAagaggcttgtggcatgggagcaaaGTTGTCATGAGTTTAGCCTTAAAGGGAAAGAGCTGTGAGTTTCTATGAAAAACCAGAGTTCTAAGGAAAATGAGGAAAGGATTATAAGATGTTTTGGCTGAGAAAAGGAGAGAGGCTAGGCAATGGGTGGCTTAAGTGTTTTTCCGACAGCTCGACAGAGGTGCTGTCAAGTATCAGACGATCTGCTAAGAGGAAAAACAAGGGGGAGAAGGATGAACTGAGCACGAAATTGCTGGGTTTTTGaggtaagagaggaagcttgctctctagaTGTGGTTGTTCCTTTGTTGGGTAGAAGAGGCCTTATTTATAGCTGCTGGAAGCTATTCTTTtcaaagaaaccctaatggtttctatccaatttggccaaacttttccctttctttcttctcccttCCTTTGACTTATCTTATAATGGTGAAAATCCCCTCTGCCCAATCTCACAAAATCAgggatttttgggagctcaatgCTCTTCTCACAGCTACCTTAGTGAAGAACTCTTATTCTCAGCCatcccttttcctttctttccttccttctttcaTAGCCAGATCtgatgaaggaaagaaatgggtataCATGCTGGTTTGAAGGGTGGCTTCCTTCCTAGCAAGCTGCGCCCCAATATCTCTTGGTCCCTTGGATGTTTTTGCTTGAAAACTTATTCcttcccatgtgctggagccTCCCAGCAGCCCTGCGCATGTGGTCTTCCAAGCTTCCTTCATGGTTTTGTCTTCCAGCCAAGTGCTGGGGCGTTTGCTGCTTCTCATTTCTAATTGTATGAGCCTTCTAAGATAGCAAGTTAATTTACCAAACAAATGGGTTAACCTCATCAAGTGTTGGGCTATATTGGTTAAGTTAATGGGTCATTTTTGGCTGAGGTAATGGGTTATTTTCTCCTTCGTTcttacccacatatttgggcctaagaaatgggcttgggttctgaggctcccaagcaacccgggACCTCCATTTCTGGTCCATCAATGGGTCTCATGACAACTTATTAccttccatgccacaagccaCTCAAGCAAGCTATGGGCATTCGAGTGGCTTGGGTCCACTTAGGCTTGTAGCGTGGTTGGGCGTGAAACAATAATTTCCTGCTTGACGTGGCATGTTGCTTGTCACGCTATAATTTTATTGTCCTTAAAGAAGAACACGGTGCTTATTTTAGCATGGGCTTGTATTTTATAACCTTATCTCAGTTCCTGGCatgacaaattatttatttagcatgGCACGTGGGCTGCGACTTGTATATGAATGACCTTCATATACTATGATATGtgacttttcttaataaattatCATATTTGGGCCGGAAATTTATTTGAGCCTAACCATGGACTTTTTTGGACCTCAACAATCTCTTACTCTTCAAGTAGGTTAAAGAATTCTTGAATCCTATATACAAGAGGTTGATCACTACATTGCTTATAAGAATAATCTGAATTACAAGATAGATTGAGTATATATACTCAGAAGACTAAAGCTATAACACAGATGACTGCATTGCTTAACAACTAAGCAACCCCCTTAACAATTGACTAACTACTTAATAGAACAACTGACTGGCACATAATTGAGTAGCATGTGAACAAATGGTCTACACTTGAATTTTCCGACCTCTAATTTTGGCTCTCCCCGTTTTGCCTAGCCGGCGCAGGGGAGGGAGGAGGAAAGACGTAGACGACCGCACTTCTATTATAGTGTGACATCTACAATTGAAGATTCTGGCCTGTACTTTTAGCACTCCACGTTTATACCCTTTGCCATTCAAATGTACTTTACAATTTGTTTGGTGTTAATGGTGATGAAATGCATAAAACTCTAGCCTTTAAAAACTGAAAGTGGTTTGGCTGTCCTAGACATGTGACGGTCATCTAGTTTTCATCCTGTTAAAAGAATTCTACTTTTCTTTCAATTCTGCATTGcttaaaaagaacaaaaaagctAGAGGCATTGTCTTTTTAATCGATCGTTTGCCAGGGCATATGATTCCATTCTTTGTTAATGAACTGTAACCATAGCCTGAGAGTGCTGCTTTTGGAATCCACTTTCAATGCTTAGCATATTGGAATGCGATCTTGATCAAAACTTCACTACAAACTTTTTGGCAGATGGaacatatattgtaattgtgaaacattatatataataacaataatgcTATTTGTACTATTTTTACTGACCATCTCTCACCCCATTAGTGTATGCGAGACTCACCTGTATTAGAGAGGAGGTCAGCAATGTGGTCGATAAAGGCGGTACAAATAACAATACCCATATAATAATAGTTAAATTGTCGAGAGTGGCAAAAGTGGAAGAATAATGCCATTGCCAGCCATAGACTTTATTCGAAGGGCATGGAAGCATTCTTGCTGGAGAGATATATAAAGCAATCTTAACTATCAAAATGCCTAAAGAAAGTTAATATGCTTGACAAATCCCTAAAGTAAGTTAATTTGAATGTCCCCTTTAAGCAGAGCATGCTAATTAAGTTACTTggatttgttaattaattcattaaattaattatatacccatatttaattaattgtagAGCTAATGATTGGAAACACTTGCTA
It encodes:
- the LOC18783979 gene encoding uncharacterized protein LOC18783979; translated protein: MTGGIGCVQCGTRSNPCRCKVVGPTLGCLCFLGAAIIEWPIGACVYLFKHVKGRRIMAHPATVVYPKVSNAIPI